The genomic region AAAAAATAGGCACCAGTGACAATGATGGTAAGAGCTTCAGACACATACCCGTTAGCGATTACGTAGAAGCTAGGGAAATTGAAGAACAGCAGAATTCACAAAATAAAATTGCTGTAGTTTATGCAGAGGGAGAGATAGTAGATGGCGAGGGAGAAGGTTCCCAAATAGGAGGCGATCGCTATGCTAAGATACTCCGCAAAATTCGCCAAGATCAAGACATTAAATCCGTAGTTTTGAGAATTAATAGTCCTGGGGGTAGTGCAACAGCTTCAGAAATTATAGAACGAGAAATTCAATTAACCAAGCAAGTCAAACCAGTAATTGTTTCCATGGGTGATGTAGCAGCGTCAGGGGGGTATTGGATTGCTAGTAATTCCGATCATATTTTTGCCGAACCTGGAACTCTTACAGGTTCAATAGGTGTATTTGGTGTGTTATTAAACGGTCAAAAATTGGCCAATAATAATGGTATTACTTGGGACACAGTAAAAACTAGCGAATTTGCGGATAGCCAAACTGTTTCCCGTCCCAAATCACCACAGGAACTGGCAATTTATCAACGCAGTGTCAACCGAATTTATAATATGTTTATCAATAAAGTTGTTCAGGGTAGAAAACTTCCCCAAACAAAAGTAGGAGAAATTGCACAAGGGAGAGTTTGGTCAGGTGCGACAGCAAAACAAATTGGTTTAGTGGATGAGATTGGCGGATTAAATATTGCCATTGAATATGCAGCTAAGAAAGCAAAATTAGGTAAAGATTGGCAAGTGGAAGAGTATCCAGAAGTAACCACTTTGGGAGAGCGTTTTTTTGGCAGAAAACTTAAAGAAGCAATAATAGGGATGCACAACTGGGACATAAGTCAAACTAATCCACTCATAGCAGAATTGGAAAAAGTACGAAAAGAATCAACAATCTTTCGCATCATGAATGACCCACAGGGAATTTATGCTCGTCTCCCTTTCAACTTTAACATTGATTAGCAAAAAAGGATTCCCTAGGGAATCCTTTAACCTTAAAAATTATAATTGCGATCGCCTATCCACATACTGGTAGGGATAGCGTTACCTTGAGAATCAACCTTTACTCTCACAAGTATTGATCTTCTCCTAGCACGTTGATTTTGCCGTGCTTGGAATAAGTCATAATCGATTTGTTCTCTTTGTGCTTGAGAAACATAGTAATTTTCCAATCCGTAATTAATTGACCCATTTTGATAATTACCCTTTAAAGCTACCTGATTATTGGATAAATACATAGGAAGATCAGAACTAATACTCACGGGTTTCCAAGCTAGAGGAACAGTAGAGTTAAGGTTACCAACATTAGGGCGATCGCTAGTGAATCTATCATCAAATGGACTATTAAATTGACGGTTTAATGACCGTTGCTCCTGTAAAATCACATATAAAGTACTACCTTGGATAATTCTGCCATTTCTCCGAGAATTTTGTCTCACCCAGTCTCTCCAACCGGGTAATCTTCTCAAGGTTTGGGGACGAGAGATATTATAATCAAAAGATAAAGCAGATCCTTCTAATAGGTTAGAAACATCAGTGGGTAAGGTTTGCAAAATCACCGACTTACCAGCCATTTCTGTATAAACTGCTTGACTGGGAACCCCTAAAATCAAACCCACTTGTACTAGGAGAGGAGCAACCAATCTCCAAAATGGTAGAGGTTGATTAGCTTTTTCTTCCGTAGCAATTAAATAATCACGAAAAGTCAGCTTTTCAGAAAACTCCTTTTCTGGAGTCGAGGTTTTATTTTTTTCCGGTGTGTTATTTGTCATGGTAAGTTAGTTGAATTGACTATTTTTTCACTGTGCGTTCCTGTAATCTCCCTTCAAACCAAAGACCAGCAGAAATCAAACCAGATCCACAGATTACGAATACTAAGGATCTAAATAATAAGTCGGTGTCGTACTCTAAGATACGACTGATAATTTGCAAGATTAATAACATCATGCCACACCAAAAAGCAGTTCTGCTACTCAACTTTAATCCTTCTTGAATTAATCCCCAGGATAAAGTAAACAACAGAGAATTAAAAATGAAAATTCCCAATTCTGTAATTCGACCAATACCCTGATGCCAAAAGGGAATGATCACAATGAAACCTAAAAAAATGCCAATTACAGTTAAAGTGAAAAATGCTTCTCGACGGTTAGGATTATTGCGATGACGAAAGAGAAATAACCATTGAATAAATACCAAACCACCAATAATTCCTAAATCAATAATAGATAAATATTGAAACCCGGTGGAGAGATTATTGAAGGAACTAGAGAAATTGTCCAATTCCAAGGATTGCCATTGCCAACGAAAGGATAAAAGGTAAAATACCACAGCAAAACAACCTAGGGCAAAATGGCGAGCTATTCCTTGAAATAACCGGTAGTTTACCGTGGGAAACAGTAAATCATCATAACTCCAAAATAGGGCGGGTGGTAATGCTAAAGCAAAAGAAGCTACCCACGGAAAAACATCTGAAGAAGTTAATAGTGGTAAAGGTTGAAGATTATATTGCAGGGAAAACGTAAAGGCGATCGCTGCTAGGATAAAAATTATCCGTGAACGACAAATATAAGCTAATGGAACAAATAACACCCAGGAAATTAAAGGGGTATGTCGAACAGCTAATTGATCCCAATTTAAATTACCACCAGTTACAGAAAATTCTCCAAGTCCCAACCAATAGCCAATTTGTAATAGCAAAATAGCCAAAATTCCTAAGGAATTAATACAAAGGCTATAGGCCATTATCAAAACACCAAAACCCCAGGCTAAAAACAACTGTGTGGGTGAACCACTAATATTAAATATTTCCGCCATCAAGACTAATGTTGCTCCTAAGATTAGGCTACTCAGTAGCAGTAAACCTTCCCCTAAAAAGCGTTTACCAGGTTTAGATTTTTTCTCTTCTCCCTTTTTTTCCCGACCTAGGGTTGGTTCTCTCCAAGTGAAAAATCCAGTAATAGCAGTGGATAAAAATAGACTCATTAACAAGATAAATTTCACTTCCCTGGACCAGGTTTGCCAATTTGCTGCTAGGAAAATAACTATACCCAAAATCAGCAATAAACCACCAAAAGCAATAGCTATCAACCCAGAACTTTCTTTAGCAGATCCTTCTATTTTTTTAAATTGATGACGATCGGCAATTTGTTCATACTGGGAAGAACTGATAATTCCTTCATCGCGCCAACGTTGTGCTTCTTGGCGTAACTGTCGCGCAAAGTTATCTAAAATCATGACCTCTGTACTAGGGGTGAGTTTGACAAGAATACCCAGAGATTTACCCCTAATCAAGCACAGTTCACCACATAAAGAGAACCTACACTATACAATCAAACCATTGTGTTAGACTAGTATGCAGTCAATCACCCTAGTGATATTGTTCTGGTGTAACAGTTTATCAATTTTATGCCTGTGTACACTAGCAGTGACCTAACTCTTGTGAGCAGCAATGGGCATTCTCCAACCCGTACCAAAAGCTCTATCGGTAATTTTCAGTCCCGGTGCTGCTTGTCGACGCTTAAATTCCGATCCAGCAACTAGCTTGATTACCCGATTTACAGTCCCTAAATCATGACCTCCAGCTATTATTTCCTCTACTGATTGATGTTGATTGATTAAACGCTGTAGAATATCATCCAGAATATTATATGGTGGTAAGGAGTCTTGATCAGTTTGACCAGGCTTGAGTTCTGCACTGGGAGGCTTGGTCAAAATGTTTTGGGGAATAACCTCTTGTTGATTTTGACCATTCAACCAATTACAAATAGAATAAACGCGGGTTTTTGGCACGTCCGCAATTACTGCTAAACCTCCATTCATATCACCATAAAGGGTGCAGTAACCAACAGCAATTTCTGATTTATTACCGGTGGATAAAAGCAGGTGACCAAATTTATTGGATATTGCCATCAATAGAATACCTCGAATACGAGACTGAATATTTTCTTCAGCAATTCCAAATTCTGTACCTGTAAATAATTCAAATAAGGTATGGTCAAAACTTTTCATTAATTCACCAATGGGCAAAATTTGGGTTTTAATCCCTAAATTCTGCCCTAATTTGAGAGCATCGCTAACAGAATGTTGGGAACTATAGGGTGAAGGCATTAACACGCCTAAAACATTTTCTTTGCCCAATGCAGCAGTAGCAATAGCAGCAACTAAGGCTGAATCTATACCACCACTTAAACCTAAAATCACTTGAGAAAACCGACATTTTTGCACATAATCCTTCACCCCCAAAACTAAAGCGTGCCAGATTTCCTCATCCTCTGATTCATAGATGGGAATAATCGGATTTTGGTCTGAGTCGGAAGCCAATTCCACCTCTTTTGTATGTTGATTGAATTCTACTATGAGAAAATCTGGAGTAAAACCATGACCTCGATATAGAATTTCACCTTGGGAGTTGACAGCAAAACTATAACCATCAAATATTAAATCATCATTACCACCAACTTGATTAGTGTAAATTATAGGTTGCTGAAAGTTTACAGCGGTATGTCTTAACATTGCTTCTCTGGTTTTCTGTTTACCAACTGTATAAGGAGAAGCAGATAAGTTGACTATTAAATCTACCCCCACAACCGATAAATCAACAATGGGATTTACCGCGTAACACTTTTTGCCCCAAAATTCTTCATCATTCCATAAATCTTCACATATAGTCACACCAATGTTAACACCATCTAATGTAAAGTAGTTGGGGTTTAACCCAGGCTCAAAGTACCGTTTTTCGTCAAAAACATCGTAGGTAGGTAATAGTCTTTTGTGAAAATATTGTTGAATTTTCCCCTTTTCTAACCAAGCAACACTATTAAATAAATTTTTCCCCCCCCTAATGTGATGTTCTCCATTCCGAACCACAGTTCCTACCAAAACTGCTAGGTGAGTTGGTAAATTTTGAGCTAGTTCTTGTAAGCTCATATCCATGGCTTCCACAAATCCAGGATTTAACAGTAAATCTCTTGGTGGATAGCCACATAAAGAAAGTTCTGGTGTTAATAATAAACGTACATCATTTGCTTGCTGTGCAGTTTCTAGGATTTTTTGACAATTTCCTTTTACGTCACCAATAATGGGATTTAGTTGGGCAATGGCTATTTTCATAGTGGTAATTTCAGTAATATAAACCTGGTAGTTAAAAATCTAAATCAATACTAAATAAATACTAATGGTTTATCCTTAAATGGTGCAAACGCTTGGGCATCAAACTTATATAAACTTGCAGGACGACCAGCTCCCCTACAAACCTTACTTCCCGTATCTAATAAAAAACCGAGTTTTAACAACCGGGCTCTAAAATTAGAATAATCAGAAAAGTTTTCTCCTAAAACTGTTGCGTATAACTGATATAACTCATTAAGGGTAAAGTTTTCTGGTAATACGTCAAACGCTACCGGACTATATTCTAATTTATTTTTCAGTCTTTTGTGCCCATAGTTAATTATTTGATCGTGATCAAAGGCCAATTCTGGTATTTTTTTCACGGGATGCCATGCAGTACCAGCAACCTTATTCGTGATTAATTCTGCTTCTTCAAATCTCACTAAAGCAAAATAACTTACTGACAAATAACGCACCCCATAACTGTTGCTTTTTTCCCTAGGATCCCGATGTGGACCGCCAAAGGTGTATAGTTGATCTAAGTATAAATTACTTACCCTAATTTTTTCTGCCATAATTCTGTAAGCAGCATCCTCCAGGGATTCACCCTGACGCACCAAAGTACCAGGGAGACTCCAGAAATTCAAAAATGGCTCTTGTTGTCGCATCACCAGTAAAACCAACAGACGATTTCTCGCAGTATCTACGGAGAAAATCACATTATCAACACCTACCTTAAAATTCGCTAAGGTCCCTTTAGATATGGAATTTGTACAACTTGTCTGATTACTTAATAGCATTAAATGTATAACCTCTCACGATTAATATAGGCAATTACGGGAGCTGTGAGAGTTTGTAGATTTTTTTGTTGACGAAAATTAGTTGATGACACATTTAAACCTTTAGTACTAGCGATCGCCATTTTTCCCCCTAATTGTCTAATTTTATGTAGACTAGCATCTTCTATAATATATCCAGGTCGAGGAATCACCAATAATTGGACTTGTTGTAGCAAATCACTAATTCTATACCACCTCGGTAATTGGTTAACTAGATCAGAACCAATTACTAAAGTATACTTCACATCATCTCCCCATTTTAATTTTGCCCTTTCTAGGGTTTCTAAGGTGCGCCAACTACTCAATTCCTGTGCTAAAATAATATTATTTAATTTATCTAATGGAGGCTCAATATCAGAAATTAACAACTGTAACATAGCAGCACGATGTCCTAGGGGTGTCTGCTGTTCTTTAATAGGGTTATCCGCCGCCCAAACCGCTACCCAATCATAATTTTCACATAGCCATTTGATAATTTTTTGATGTCCAGCTGTGGGTGGATCTGCACTTGTGCCAAATAATGCGATATTCATAAATTTAAGGTACGATATCTAATAAATAGGTCTCTACAATTTGGATTTGCTGTAAATGAGATTCAGCTTTCAACAGCGTTTATCGGTAAATACAAACATAACCTTGAGGTAAACGGATTATTAGCTGATAAAGGTCGGTCAGCAAGCTATAATCTTGAGAGTACAGATTTAATTCTCGATTCCCATAACCATAATCTGTATTGATAAAGGTGGTCATATGCGCATGTAAATGTTGACAAAATTCCCCGATTTGGCTCAGTTGTTTATGGTAGCTTTCACCATAAATAATGTCAAGTCCCCAGTTGTTAACAGGTCACCGAGAATGGATTGGAGTAGGTTTTAAATGGTAAATACTATGACGACAAATACTGGTAGAAAAACATTGGAAAAACCCTGGTTAAAAAAGGTTCCAGCCAAAAGATTTGCTTGGACTGGAGTATTAGTAGCCACGATGATTATGCTACCAGAAATTGTGGGTAGTCCAGTCTTGGCACAAAAAATTGGGCGTAGTAATTCTTTATCTTACGGACAGCTACTACAGAAAACTAAAGCAGGCCAGGTTAAAAGAGTAGAAATTGATGAAGGTGAACAAATAGCTAAGGTATATTTGGTCAGTCATAAACCTGGTACAGCGCCCATATCAGTGAGACTGTTAGATCAAAATAGTGAGTTAATCAGTAAACTCAAGGAGAAAAAAGTTGAGTTCGGTGAGATTTCCACAGCTAGTAGCAGAGCAACCATTGGTTTACTAATCAACTTGATGTGGATTTTGCCACTGTTAGCCTTGATTATGTTATTGCTGCGACGTTCTGCTAGTAGTTCCAACCAGGCATTGAATTTTGGCAGATCTCGGGCCCGGTTTCAAATGGAGGCTAAAACCGGGGTGAAATTTGATGATGTAGCTGGAATTACTGAGGCTAAGGAAGAACTACAGGAAGTAGTGACATTTTTACAACAACCGGAAAAATTTACTGCTGTGGGGGCAAAAATTCCCAAGGGTGTACTATTGGTTGGACCACCGGGAACTGGTAAGACCTTATTGGCAAAAGCCATTGCTGGGGAAGCATCTGTGCCATTTTTCAGCATTTCTGGCTCGGAATTTGTGGAAATGTTTGTGGGTGTGGGCGCTTCCCGGGTGCGAGACCTGTTTAAAAAGGCTAAGGAAAATGCTCCCTGTATTATCTTTATTGATGAGATTGATGCTGTGGGTAGACAGAGAGGAGCAGGTATTGGTGGTGGTAATGATGAAAGAGAGCAAACCCTAAATCAGTTGCTAACGGAAATGGATGGTTTTGAAGGCAATAATGGGATTATTATTATTGCTGCTACGAACCGTCCAGATGTGTTGGATTCTGCCTTGTTACGTCCCGGTCGTTTTGATAGACAGGTAATTGTAGATGCGCCAGATCTAAAGGGACGTTTAGATATATTGGCAGTCCACGCTCGAAATAAGAAATTAGACCCCACCATTTCCTTAGAGGAAATTGCCCAACGCACCCCTGGTTTTACCGGTGCAGACCTGGCTAATCTGCTCAATGAAGCAGCTATTTTGACAGCTAGACGGCGCAAGGAAGAAATTTCTATGCTGGAAATTAATGATGCGGTGGACCGGGTTGTAGCTGGTATGGAAGGTACGGCTTTAGTTGATGGCAAAAGTAAACGTTTAATTGCCTATCATGAGGTGGGTCATGCCTTGATTGGTACATTAGTTAAAGATCATGATCCTGTACAAAAAGTTACTTTGATACCAAGGGGACAAGCTTTGGGTCTAACTTGGTTTACACCTAATGAAGACCAGGGTTTAGTATCTCGCTCTCAAATGTTAGCTCGCATTATGGGAGCTTTAGGGGGGCGTGCTGCGGAAGAAATTGTCTTTGGCAAAGCGGAAGTAACTACTGGTGCAGGTAATGACTTACAACAGGTGACAACTATGGCTAGACAAATGGTGACCCGATTTGGCATGTCCGATCTGGGTTTGTTATCTCTCGAAAGTCCCAGTCAAGAAATATTTTTGGGGAGAGACTGGGGAATGAAATCGGATTATTCTGAGCAAATTGCTGCCAAAATTGATGTTCAGGTCAGAGATATTGTTAGTACCTGTTATGCCAAAGTAAAAGAACTGCTGCAGGAAAATCGCATGACTATGGACCGCTTAGTTGAAATGCTGATGGTGGAAGAAACCATTGATGGAGATTTATTCCGTAATATTGTTGAAGAAAATAAGTTTGATAAAATACCAGTAGCTCTATAATACAGGCGATCGCATGGACCACCAGGCGATCGCCGTATTTATTGTACAATTCTTAGGGAAAATAAACATTCAAACACAGAGACGTTAAGGTGAACGTCTCCGTGAGTGTGGCAGTATCGAGTACATTTAACCTAGGTTAATATCAGTGTTTGATCTGTTTGGCAGTAATTGTATCCTATCTTGGCCTCTCGGGATAATCCGCATCGACGAGATGTAAATCATTCGGCTGAACAAGGTCAAAGCGATACAAGGAATAGAGTTGCAGTTTTTGTTGAGTCATAGGTTTAGCACCAAAATGTTTCTTACATTAAGTTGTTATCTACCTTTTCTCATCTTTCCTCTCCCATCCGGAGTAATTACTAAAAATTATGAAAAATTATGCGATCCTGACATGAAAGAGTTTTTGTGCTGGTACCACACACCTGAGCATAGGATTTCATCTCTAATGAGTTGCGTTGGATTTCCCTCAGTCATGTTTTTAAATAGCACTGTAAATGCACCAGCACCCAAACCCTCCTGGGGAAACATTCGATAACAGGGAATAGTGGTTAAATTAGACCTGTAGGGAGAAAGAGGACTAACTTCTACAGGTTTAAATTGGGGAAATCGCTCTAGAAACCATGTACAAACTTGTTCATTTTCTTCTGGAGAGTAGGTGCAAGTCATATAAACTAAATAACCTTGGGGAGCAACAATCCCAGCGGAATTAGCAATAATTCGTTTCTGACGATTGGCATTTTTATTAATTACTGTCTGGTGAAAACATCCGGGAGCTTTCTCTCTCTTTGCTAGTAAGGACTGACCGCTACAAGGTGCATCAACTATAACTAAACTCATAGATTGTTTCAGCATTTGAGCTAAAACGCTAGTATCTCGATTAAGTACGCAACCAGGTTGAATTTGACAACGCTTTAAATTAGATATTAGCATTCCTAGTCGTTTACCAATTAATTCGTTACTAAAAATTAAATCCGGTTGTAATGCTTTCCACGCAAAGATACTTTTACCTCCAGGTGCGGCACATACATCTAATACTAAAGGAATAGGTTGCTTTATAGTTAATAATACAGATGCTGCAAATATAGAAGAAAAGTCTAAACAGTAAAAAGCTCCTGCTTGATGGAGAGCATGTTGACCAGGTCTTTCCCCCACTTGTAGACGATCTACAAATTTGGGTTGCCATGATGTTGGTGTCTCCGTGGTGAATGGCGGTGTTTCTGGAAGATTTTGACACCAAAGGATAGAAGGTGAAAAGGGTTGGGGATGAACTAAAGCTGCTATAAATTTTGCCTCTTCATCAGGGTTATCAAATAAACGATGGGCAAGTTTTAGTAATAAATTAGAAGGTTGTTCCATTCTCTATTCAGCAATAATATGTAAATCAATATTTTGATTGCGAATCAAGTCTACAAGTCGCTGGGTAAAAGAGCCTTTAAACCATCTTTGCCAGCGAGGTTGTTGGCTTTCACCAATGACAATTTGGGTAATGTGATACTTAGCCGCGATTCGAGCAATTTCTCGAGCAACATTTTGACTTTTGACATGCAAAAATTCACCCCCAAATTCCCTACATAATTTCTCACAAGTATCAATATGACCAGCTTCTTTCTTACTGAGGAATTGCTCCGGATCTGACACAAAAATCCCATATAGTTTTGCATTCATGTAATTAGCAATGCGGGCACCTCGACGGAGTAACTGTAGTGAATTAGAATAAGTAGAAACACAAACTAGGACCCGTTCATGAATATTACAACTAGATGGTTCCAGACTAGAAGTGTTTGCTTCTTCTTCAACCGTATCCGCTACTTCCCGCAAAGACAACTCTCGTAGAGCTATCAAATTGCGACGCTGGAAAAAATTTTTCAAAGACTGCTCAACTTGAGTCCGGGGGTAAATTTTCCCTTCACGCAATCGTTCCTCCAAAGTTTCTGGAGTAATATCAATCACCACAACCGCATCAGCTTCATCAAGCAGGCGATCTGGAATCCTTTCTCTGACCACAATACCAGTAATTCTCGCCACTATGTCATTTAAACTTTCTATGTGCTGAATATTAACCGTGGAGTAAACATCAATTCCACTCTCTAAAATTACCTCCACATCCTGATATCGTTTTTCCCGTGGAGATCCGGGGATGTTAGTATGGGCCAGTTCATCAATTAAAACTAACTGGGGAGAGCGATCCAATATGGCATCTGTATCCATTTCTGTAAGAGTTATGTTCTCCTTGACCATGACCTTTTTAGGAATCATTTCCAGTCCAGTGGCTTTTTGAGCAGTCTCTTTGCGTCCATGAGTTTCTAAAATGCCAATAATGACATCAATTCCCTCCTGTTTGAGTTGATGTGCTTCCTCCAGCATTTTATAAGTTTTACCCACACCGGGAGCCATACCAATAAAGATTTTATGTTTTCCTCGTCGGTGAGGGGTAGCATAATAACTATCAGGATCTTGTGTAGTTGGCATAATACACCTTGGATTCACCCGATCCTAATATACTCTAATATCTAAAGATTGCTGCTATTTTCGTTCCTCTAGGCATGTCTTTAGCCTTTAAGGTATAAACATTGCCACCGTTTAACATAGTATGTATAGCGGCAAAATCTAACATGTCCTGATCATATACCTCGCGTTTTGTGTGTAAATCTACACTCATATTTTCGGGATGGAATTTTCCCCACTTTTGATCATCTATAGAAACTAATAGGGAATCTACCCGGCGAAAATAAGCCGCACTGACAATTTCTTTCACATCACTGGTAGCCATATTACTACCTTCCCCCGCTAATTGCTCGTACAGTCCTAGGGTAGCTATTGTATCTTGTTGAAATAGGGGAGAAACTATTTGCCACCCTGCGTCATGTAATTTATTCAAGTTGATAATTTCCACATTACCACTAATGCTTTCTGTTAATAAGTAAGGATAACTATTTGCTGATTGATAAATAGGAAAAAGATACTCTACTCCTGCTAAAATTAAAGGTGCTTTTTCATCTCTTAGTCTATGGTGTAAAGCCTGATCTATGGCATAACAAAATTGTAAAATATCTCTTTCGTGTTTTTCTCGATCCGGACTACCTTGTCCATGAATGGATCCTGGATGTTCAGCTGCTGATGCTCCTCCTCTGGGTATACCCACTCTGTGTTGCACACCCTTTTGTAATTCGTCTTCCAGGAGAATTTCTTCTAAACAGTGGGGCATATTTTCTACTACTAACTCCTGTAAACTATGTCCCGTACCAACAAAGAATTTCACATCTTTTTGACTCAGGGCTAAAACATAGAATTTACCATCGTTATTAATAAAATGCAGCAGAGGTTTCAGATGTAATTCTCTATTGACAACAACTAATTCAGGAAATTCACTGGGTAAACAATAGTAGCGAAACAAGTTGGGACTAATAAAAATTACTAGTCCTTGATTTTGGTGTTCCCAAAAATCAATTGTATCTAATTCCAGAGCTGGTCTAAGCAAATCTAAAACTTCCGTGTGTCTGATACCTAACGCTTCCAAATCTTGTTGGGCTTGGCGAATTAAATTTTTGAAACGAATAGGGTTTTGACGAGTCTCTGCCCCAGCTTTTTGAGTTGGCATGTATAGGGATACGGATGGAGACTGGGAATTTTCCACTAAGTTTTTGAGTTCGTCTAGGGATAATATCATAGGTTGAAAGAAAACAGCGGAGAAGATACGTTCATTTCAACTGCTTCTATGATGGATTTGCATCTTTCTCCAGGGAGGTGGAGAAGGTTAAACTAAAAAACCCAGGAGACTTAACTTGGTCTTCTGTGACATCTCTTCCCAAATTTAGGCACGTCTGTTAAAATTGTGTGGTGGTCAAATACTCCTATTAAAACCAGTTGAGTTACACCTAAATAATGGTGCATATTAAGCGGGTTGAACTTACTAATTTTAAATCCTTCGGTGGTACAACTTCTGTCCCCTTGCTACCGGGATGTACTGTCATTTCTGGTCCTAACGGTTCAGGTAAATCCAATATTCTGGACGCTTTACTATTTTGCTTAGGACTATCCAGCTCTAAGGGAATGCGTGCTGATAAACTACCTGATCTAGTCAACAACAATCAAACTGCTAAAGGGCGAAATTCTATTGAAGCCATTGTAACCGTCACCTTTGACATCTCTGATATGGTGTCACCTCCAGAAGAAGAGGTTATACAGATAAATGGACAAGAAAATAAGTCTTCCAGATTAACAGAATGGAGTGTGACTCGACGTTTACGGGTTAATTCCCAGGGTAGTTACACTTCTAACTATTACATCAATGGCGGTTCTTGTACTCTCACAGAATTACATGAGGAGTTAGAAAGATTAAGAATTTACCCTGAGGGTTATAATGTGGTGTTACAGGGTGATGTCACCAGCATTATCTCCATGAACGGAAAAGAAAGAAGAGAAATTATTGATGAATTAGCTGGTGTTGCAGCCTATGACAGAAAAATTAACCAGGCAAAAGGGACTCTAGAAGAAGTTAAAGAAAAAGAAGACAGCTGTAGAATTATTGAAAGTGAGTTAATTGCACAGCGAGATCGTCTATACCAAGATAAGCTAAAAGCAGAGAAATACCAGCAAATTAAAAAAGAGTTGCAAGAGAAACAGTCATGGGAATTGGTTTTGACTTGGCGCTCTCTCCAGTGCAAACAGGAACAATTGGCTAGGGATATTCAAGCTGGAGATGCAACATCTAATCAACTGACTGGGAGTTTAACTCAAACTAATCAAAACATCCAAGACCAAAATAGCCAATTGGACCAACTGAATATCCTTGTTAAATCTCTAGGGGAAGATCAGCTTTTAGCAGTTCAATCTACCCTTGCTAATCAAGAAGCTGAACGTAAACAACTATATAGACGACAAAATGAAATAGCATCTCATTTACAAGAGACAATCAAAAAACTCCATCAGACCCAAGGGGAAATAGAAGAATACCAGGCTGTTTTGCAACAAAATCAACAAGAATACTCTTTGGAGAGTTCAACTTTAAGCCAGCAGCAACAGGAACGGGAACAAACAAGATCCCAGTTGGAATCCCACCGTCAAGTTGCAGCGGAAATTGCTGCTGCTTCCGATTATTGGGTGCAACAACAATCATCTCTCAACCGTCAAATTGAGA from Cylindrospermopsis curvispora GIHE-G1 harbors:
- the sppA gene encoding signal peptide peptidase SppA; translation: MNNFIKQTLASLIGSLLGLSIFSGVSFLGLLFLVIAATSSQNTEPQVKDQSMLVFDLSVKITETQPSYTEVLEKTLTGGGEEQITLRQLIGALEQAAEDQRIAGIYINVSESSKVSSLGYASLREIRQAMEKFRASGKKIIAYGVGWSEREYYLSSVADKIFLNPVGMMEINGLSSQPIFLTGALEKYGIGVQVVRVGKFKGAVEPLVLNKLSPENREQTQQLLDDLWGEWRNSVGKSRKISPEVLQEIANSQGVLEAKDAKDNGLIDEIAYTDQVVADLKKIGTSDNDGKSFRHIPVSDYVEAREIEEQQNSQNKIAVVYAEGEIVDGEGEGSQIGGDRYAKILRKIRQDQDIKSVVLRINSPGGSATASEIIEREIQLTKQVKPVIVSMGDVAASGGYWIASNSDHIFAEPGTLTGSIGVFGVLLNGQKLANNNGITWDTVKTSEFADSQTVSRPKSPQELAIYQRSVNRIYNMFINKVVQGRKLPQTKVGEIAQGRVWSGATAKQIGLVDEIGGLNIAIEYAAKKAKLGKDWQVEEYPEVTTLGERFFGRKLKEAIIGMHNWDISQTNPLIAELEKVRKESTIFRIMNDPQGIYARLPFNFNID
- a CDS encoding GDYXXLXY domain-containing protein, whose amino-acid sequence is MTNNTPEKNKTSTPEKEFSEKLTFRDYLIATEEKANQPLPFWRLVAPLLVQVGLILGVPSQAVYTEMAGKSVILQTLPTDVSNLLEGSALSFDYNISRPQTLRRLPGWRDWVRQNSRRNGRIIQGSTLYVILQEQRSLNRQFNSPFDDRFTSDRPNVGNLNSTVPLAWKPVSISSDLPMYLSNNQVALKGNYQNGSINYGLENYYVSQAQREQIDYDLFQARQNQRARRRSILVRVKVDSQGNAIPTSMWIGDRNYNF
- a CDS encoding DUF2157 domain-containing protein — its product is MILDNFARQLRQEAQRWRDEGIISSSQYEQIADRHQFKKIEGSAKESSGLIAIAFGGLLLILGIVIFLAANWQTWSREVKFILLMSLFLSTAITGFFTWREPTLGREKKGEEKKSKPGKRFLGEGLLLLSSLILGATLVLMAEIFNISGSPTQLFLAWGFGVLIMAYSLCINSLGILAILLLQIGYWLGLGEFSVTGGNLNWDQLAVRHTPLISWVLFVPLAYICRSRIIFILAAIAFTFSLQYNLQPLPLLTSSDVFPWVASFALALPPALFWSYDDLLFPTVNYRLFQGIARHFALGCFAVVFYLLSFRWQWQSLELDNFSSSFNNLSTGFQYLSIIDLGIIGGLVFIQWLFLFRHRNNPNRREAFFTLTVIGIFLGFIVIIPFWHQGIGRITELGIFIFNSLLFTLSWGLIQEGLKLSSRTAFWCGMMLLILQIISRILEYDTDLLFRSLVFVICGSGLISAGLWFEGRLQERTVKK
- a CDS encoding NAD+ synthase; translated protein: MKIAIAQLNPIIGDVKGNCQKILETAQQANDVRLLLTPELSLCGYPPRDLLLNPGFVEAMDMSLQELAQNLPTHLAVLVGTVVRNGEHHIRGGKNLFNSVAWLEKGKIQQYFHKRLLPTYDVFDEKRYFEPGLNPNYFTLDGVNIGVTICEDLWNDEEFWGKKCYAVNPIVDLSVVGVDLIVNLSASPYTVGKQKTREAMLRHTAVNFQQPIIYTNQVGGNDDLIFDGYSFAVNSQGEILYRGHGFTPDFLIVEFNQHTKEVELASDSDQNPIIPIYESEDEEIWHALVLGVKDYVQKCRFSQVILGLSGGIDSALVAAIATAALGKENVLGVLMPSPYSSQHSVSDALKLGQNLGIKTQILPIGELMKSFDHTLFELFTGTEFGIAEENIQSRIRGILLMAISNKFGHLLLSTGNKSEIAVGYCTLYGDMNGGLAVIADVPKTRVYSICNWLNGQNQQEVIPQNILTKPPSAELKPGQTDQDSLPPYNILDDILQRLINQHQSVEEIIAGGHDLGTVNRVIKLVAGSEFKRRQAAPGLKITDRAFGTGWRMPIAAHKS